One stretch of Euphorbia lathyris chromosome 7, ddEupLath1.1, whole genome shotgun sequence DNA includes these proteins:
- the LOC136235518 gene encoding succinate dehydrogenase subunit 7B, mitochondrial-like, translating into MAFLLKNSNFSTRFRPHSQKTEDALSLSRRGFHVEPGPREKALLAEDPSLKRFKSHRKGVRTVKRVGDFLTVVVVAGCCYEMYVRATMREEARKQAGGSA; encoded by the exons ATGGCGTTTCTACTAAAAAATTCCAACTTCTCTACTCGTTTTCGACCTCATTCTCAg AAGACAGAGGACGCACTCTCTCTTTCGCGTCGAGGTTTCCATGTCGAACCTGGGCCGCGCGAGAAAGCT CTCTTGGCGGAAGACCCATCTCTTAAGCGATTCAAATCACATAGGAAGGGCGTGCGGACAGTTAAACGAGTTGGTGATTTTCTCACAGTTGTCGTTGTAGCAG GTTGTTGCTATGAGATGTACGTGAGAGCAACGATGCGGGAGGAGGCTCGGAAACAGGCAGGGGGAAGTGCTTAA